A region of Apus apus isolate bApuApu2 chromosome 14, bApuApu2.pri.cur, whole genome shotgun sequence DNA encodes the following proteins:
- the FOXL3 gene encoding forkhead box L3, which translates to MFDNTQYPYNCFNYDGDDYPTCSSDEEKKFTRPAYSYIALIAMAIQQSPSNKVTLSGIYDFIMKKFPYYRSNQRAWQNSIRHNLSLNSCFVKVPRTEGNEKGKGNYWSFATGCESMLDLFENGNYRRRRRRRNVKREHKEHRPSRGKSPSSPDKSSMDSALNISSSESKHERIESGPRLLEPRGFAPNSMTSRQSRSNSSLAKSDSEIKFSIDYILSAPDPLPVLRSQYNMQENKYHLLEAQQINLQFWTM; encoded by the exons ATGTTCGACAACACGCAGTACCCCTATAACTGCTTTAATTATGATGGGGATGATTATCCGACCTGTAGTtctgatgaagagaaaaaattcaCCAGACCGGCTTACAG ctACATTGCCTTAATTGCAATGGCCATCCAGCAAAGTCCTTCAAATAAAGTCACCCTCTCTGGCATTTATGACTTTATAATGAAGAAATTTCCTTACTACAGATCAAATCAAAGAGCCTGGCAGAACTCCATCCGACATAACTTATCGCTTAACAGTTGTTTTGTAAAG gttCCCAGAACTGAGGGGAatgagaaggggaaaggaaactATTGGAGCTTTGCAACGGGATGTGAGTCCATGCTGGATCTCTTTGAAAATGGGAATTACAGGCGAAGACGGAGGAGGAGGAACGTGAAAAGGGAACACAAGGAGCACAGAccaagcagaggaaaaagtcCTTCATCGCCTGATAAGTCTTCTATGGACTCCGCTCTAAatatttcctcttctgaaagTAAACATGAAAGAATTGAATCGGGACCAAGATTATTGGAGCCTCGTGGGTTTGCTCCAaacagcatgaccagcaggcagagcagaagcaaTTCCTCCTTAGCAAAATCGgattctgaaattaaattcagCATCGATTACATCCTCTCAGCCCCCGACCCTTTGCCTGTCCTGAGATCTCAGTACAATATGCAAGAAAATAAGTATCATCTACTGGAGGCCCAGCAAATTAATCTCCAGTTCTGGACAATGTGA